A DNA window from Hordeum vulgare subsp. vulgare chromosome 1H, MorexV3_pseudomolecules_assembly, whole genome shotgun sequence contains the following coding sequences:
- the LOC123407380 gene encoding pectinesterase inhibitor 8-like — protein sequence MIKAPTSSPLAAAAAVLVVVSAWGADATIETTCRDAGAADRRVDVAFCARQFLAFEGAAEADTWGLARTAALIGINLADDAIFDLTHGKILPQPKDNKAEAAMDVCVKAYDKVGVAFAEASDELRARRYAAAKEDMARVAPLLQRCDGGLVKVGLPSPLPRYSADCLQTTIIGIAITNLVK from the coding sequence ATGATCAAGGCGCCCACCTCCTCGCCCTTGGCCGCGGCCGCGGCCGTGCTCGTCGTCGTGTCGGCGTGGGGCGCGGACGCGACCATCGAGACCACGTGCAGGGACGCAGGCGCGGCCGACCGGCGCGTGGACGTCGCGTTCTGCGCGCGCCAGTTCTTGGCGTTCGAGGGCGCGGCGGAGGCGGATACGTGGGGCCTGGCAAGGACGGCCGCGCTCATCGGCATCAACCTCGCCGACGACGCCATCTTCGACCTCACCCACGGGAAGATCCTACCGCAGCCCAAGGACAACAAGGCCGAGGCGGCCATGGACGTGTGCGTGAAGGCGTACGACAAGGTGGGCGTGGCCTTCGCGGAGGCCTCCGACGAGCTCAGGGCGCGCCGGTACGCGGCGGCCAAGGAGGACATGGCACGCGTCGCGCCACTCCTGCAGAGGTGCGACGGCGGGCTCGTCAAGGTCGGGCTCCCGTCGCCGCTGCCCAGGTACAGCGCCGACTGCCTGCAGACGACCATCATTGGCATCGCCATTACCAACCTCGTcaagtga